A genomic segment from Spinacia oleracea cultivar Varoflay chromosome 3, BTI_SOV_V1, whole genome shotgun sequence encodes:
- the LOC110779552 gene encoding UDP-glycosyltransferase 88B1-like, with the protein MVKKQHYHSSLFTPHRRSHVLVTHFHFPNQPQNLIFPTKLLCFTTMENNNNIVLYPSPGIGHLISMVELGKLILTHSSSPSSITILIPNFPFITGSYSSYISSVSSSFPSITFLSLPSVPLINGDPSNYENYEQITFEVLRSNNPNIQRSLESISVSSPVSGLILDFFSYPALEVSQSLKIPTYFFFTSGASALAFFLNFPVFDKIATDSYRNLQLEVNRKTVFEIPGLFSVPASGMIEPMLDRGVSYYEFVKMAETLPKCDGIIINSFESLEVKAVKGLKQGSCLPGNDIPPVYCIGPLIANRGESEPSRHECLSWLDSQPSRSVVYLGFGSRGVFSKEQLREIALGLEKSGVRFLWAVRAPPSEEKGASFSHPPDPDLDSILPEGFLGRTKDLGYVVKSWVPQIEVLGHESVGGFVSHCGWNSTLEAVDAGVPMVAWPLYAEQRFNKILLVEEIGIALPMEEDEDRFVSSSEIEKRVKQIVDSHDDEGVDVRKRVLELKDEGKNALNEGGSSIVAFTTLIESWKR; encoded by the coding sequence ATGGTGAAAAAACAACATTATCACTCATCACTCTTCACTCCCCACAGAAGATCTCATGTTCTTGTCACACATTTCCACTTCCCCAACCAACCTCAAAACCTTATCTTCCCCACCAAACTCCTCTGTTTTACAACAATGGAGAATAACAACAACATCGTTCTCTACCCATCACCAGGAATCGGCCACTTAATTTCCATGGTAGAACTCGGTAAACTCATCTTAACTCACTCATCTTCCCCTTCCTCCATTACAATTCTCATCCCAAACTTCCCTTTCATAACTGGATCATACTCCTCATACATTTCCTCTGTTTCCTCATCTTTCCCATCAATCACCTTCCTTTCTCTCCCCTCTGTTCCTCTCATCAATGGTGATCCATCAAATTACGAAAACTACGAACAAATCACCTTCGAAGTTCTTCGTAGTAACAACCCAAACATCCAACGATCACTCGAATCGATATCTGTATCTTCCCCTGTTTCGGGTTTAATTCTCGATTTCTTCTCTTACCCtgctttggaagtttcccagtcatTGAAAATACCCACTTACTTTTTCTTCACTTCTGGTGCTTCTGCTCTTGCTTTCTTCCTTAATTTCCCGGTTTTCGACAAAATCGCCACCGATTCTTACCGGAACCTTCAACTTGAGGTTAATCGTAAGACTGTGTTTGAGATTCCAGGGTTGTTCTCTGTTCCTGCTAGTGGTATGATTGAGCCGATGCTTGATCGTGGTGTGAGTTATTACGAGTTTGTTAAGATGGCTGAAACATTGCCTAAATGTGATGGGATTATAATTAATAGTTTTGAGTCATTAGAGGTTAAAGCTGTCAAGGGTTTGAAACAGGGGAGTTGTCTTCCTGGTAATGACATTCCTCCGGTTTATTGTATCGGTCCGTTGATCGCGAACCGGGGTGAAAGTGAACCGAGCCGCCACGAGTGTTTGAGTTGGCTCGACTCGCAACCGAGCCGGAGTGTGGTGTATTTGGGGTTTGGGAGTAGAGGGGTGTTCTCTAAGGAGCAATTAAGGGAGATAGCTTTGGGGTTGGAGAAGAGTGGAGTGAGGTTTTTATGGGCCGTTCGGGCCCCACCTAGTGAAGAAAAGGGTGCTTCGTTTTCGCACCCACCCGACCCGGATTTGGACTCGATACTACCCGAGGGGTTTTTGGGTCGGACTAAAGACCTGGGTTATGTGGTTAAGTCGTGGGTACCGCAGATTGAAGTGTTGGGTCATGAGTCTGTGGGCGGGTTTGTGAGTCATTGTGGATGGAACTCGACTTTAGAGGCAGTGGATGCTGGAGTGCCTATGGTGGCGTGGCCGCTCTACGCCGAGCAAAGGTTTAATAAGATTTTGCTTGTGGAGGAGATCGGGATTGCGCTTCCGATGGAGGAAGACGAAGACCGGTTTGTGAGCTCGAGTGAGATCGAGAAGCGAGTTAAGCAGATCGTGGACTCACATGATGACGAAGGAGTAGATGTAAGGAAACGAGTGTTGGAATTGAAAGACGAGGGTAAGAATGCACTCAACGAAGGAGGATCGTCTATTGTGGCGTTTACAACGTTAATTGAATCATGGAAACGTTGA